A genomic stretch from Desulfurococcaceae archaeon MEX13E-LK6-19 includes:
- a CDS encoding RsmB/NOP family class I SAM-dependent RNA methyltransferase, whose product METTPPPTQTTFFIAKLIEHILRTHVSYDKAFKTIVSRYGVSKWLLSTYYKIGYYATLYYYTLRWLAGVRGYGVTPAAIALFFRDIGFSVRRLQDIVERESKKLGLVKKISIKYSYPEYLVRDLLKYMEPRDLEKMLSSLNERRVWLRVNMLKTSVSDALSCLRSEGLDFVVDDKLRYMVRITKPKWIRVSGIKCVKEGLLIPQDIASAWVVEAIKRISENKEVLDACSAPGIKLGLLNMLAGFNRAIAVDVSWKRVNVLKKLSSIQGLALYKLLVINGDSSILKYGQLFNRALVDAPCSGSGAIPSDPAIKISIWKKSKLDYYTSLQKRILMNTLKASKYVVYSVCSIHPLEGEGVVEDIVAQGLAEPIDIGLDLPRGYSGFSVSKKTYRTIPHLMASQGFYIAVLGRVKK is encoded by the coding sequence TTGGAGACAACCCCACCGCCTACCCAAACAACTTTCTTCATCGCCAAGCTCATAGAGCATATACTTAGAACACATGTTAGCTACGATAAAGCTTTTAAGACAATTGTTTCACGTTATGGTGTCTCGAAATGGCTTTTATCAACCTACTACAAAATAGGCTACTATGCTACGCTATACTACTATACTCTTAGATGGCTTGCTGGAGTAAGAGGCTATGGTGTTACACCGGCAGCTATAGCACTATTCTTCAGGGACATAGGGTTCAGCGTGAGGAGACTGCAAGACATTGTAGAGCGTGAATCAAAGAAGCTTGGTTTAGTGAAAAAGATCAGTATAAAGTATTCTTATCCAGAATATCTTGTTAGAGATCTGTTGAAATACATGGAGCCACGTGACTTAGAGAAAATGCTTAGCAGTCTTAACGAGCGGCGGGTATGGCTTCGTGTAAACATGTTGAAGACTAGTGTTAGTGATGCGCTTTCTTGTCTACGTAGTGAGGGGCTCGATTTTGTTGTTGATGATAAGCTAAGGTATATGGTTAGAATAACCAAGCCCAAATGGATTAGAGTAAGTGGGATCAAATGTGTTAAGGAGGGGCTTCTTATACCGCAGGACATAGCTAGTGCTTGGGTTGTAGAAGCTATTAAGAGAATTAGTGAGAACAAAGAAGTTCTTGATGCATGCAGTGCTCCTGGGATCAAGTTAGGTTTACTTAATATGCTTGCAGGGTTCAATAGAGCTATAGCGGTTGATGTCTCGTGGAAGAGAGTAAATGTGTTAAAGAAGCTCTCCAGTATCCAGGGTCTTGCTCTATACAAGTTGCTGGTCATTAATGGCGATAGTAGTATACTCAAGTATGGACAATTATTTAATAGAGCTCTTGTCGACGCACCATGTAGTGGTTCCGGAGCCATACCGAGTGATCCAGCCATAAAGATCAGTATATGGAAGAAGAGTAAACTGGACTATTACACTAGTCTACAGAAGAGAATACTTATGAATACACTCAAGGCGAGCAAGTATGTAGTTTATAGTGTATGTAGCATACATCCCCTTGAAGGAGAAGGTGTTGTCGAGGATATAGTGGCACAGGGATTAGCCGAACCTATTGATATAGGTTTAGATTTGCCTAGAGGATATAGTGGGTTCAGTGTATCAAAGAAGACCTATAGGACAATACCCCATTTAATGGCTAGTCAAGGCTTCTACATAGCTGTACTAGGGAGGGTAAAGAAATGA
- a CDS encoding aspartate--ammonia ligase, with protein sequence MLAWIAAKDSSKSSLVLRDPSGFKEIKISGSKAEELLKLPRETLVIIEGYYGEGVLHVDSYEKIIVPKEEPPVDYTELPEDIRELATYSPWYMRNPKWASIIKLQQLILWYIREYMYREGFVEILPPMVSPVSDPGLRGAKKLRTTLYGVEHELTSSVIMYKQTTAAIFEKIFFVARNIREEPPENITTGRHLVEFTQVDMEWGLATVEDVIKLAEGLLEYVTKKLVEEHSDLVYSLNKSFEPLKPPFEKISYDEALEIAKKLGYSVEWGKELSHEAESAIASYYDAPVWITGFPVVSRGFYYLPDPKDPKYNRDFNLILPRGYGEVIDGGEREYRYEQLVERIKAMGEPLEKYKWFLETAKRGGIPPSAGWGLGVERFTRYVAGVKHVALATPFPKVPGLPATP encoded by the coding sequence ATTCTCGCATGGATAGCAGCCAAGGACTCAAGCAAGAGTTCACTAGTATTAAGAGACCCTAGCGGATTCAAGGAAATCAAGATATCAGGTAGCAAAGCCGAAGAATTATTGAAGCTACCACGCGAAACACTAGTAATCATAGAAGGCTATTATGGCGAGGGAGTACTACACGTTGATAGCTACGAGAAAATAATTGTACCCAAAGAAGAGCCCCCAGTAGACTATACCGAACTACCTGAGGACATACGTGAACTAGCTACATACAGTCCCTGGTATATGAGGAACCCGAAGTGGGCTTCAATAATTAAGCTGCAACAACTAATACTATGGTATATAAGGGAGTACATGTACCGTGAAGGATTCGTTGAAATACTCCCACCAATGGTGTCGCCCGTAAGCGACCCAGGTCTACGTGGTGCAAAGAAGCTCAGGACAACACTATATGGCGTAGAGCACGAGCTAACCAGCAGTGTAATAATGTATAAACAGACAACAGCGGCAATATTCGAGAAAATATTCTTCGTTGCACGCAACATACGTGAAGAACCGCCAGAGAACATTACAACAGGAAGACATCTTGTGGAGTTCACACAGGTAGACATGGAGTGGGGTCTTGCCACAGTAGAGGACGTCATTAAGCTTGCAGAAGGTCTCCTAGAGTATGTGACAAAGAAGCTTGTTGAAGAACACAGCGACCTAGTATATAGTCTAAACAAGAGCTTCGAGCCATTAAAGCCACCATTTGAGAAAATAAGTTATGACGAAGCACTTGAGATCGCTAAGAAACTAGGATACAGTGTTGAATGGGGTAAAGAATTAAGCCATGAAGCCGAGTCAGCCATAGCAAGTTATTACGACGCACCTGTATGGATCACAGGATTCCCTGTGGTAAGCCGTGGATTCTACTACCTGCCAGATCCAAAAGATCCTAAGTACAACAGAGACTTCAACCTAATACTGCCAAGAGGATATGGAGAAGTAATAGATGGTGGCGAACGAGAATACAGGTACGAGCAGTTAGTAGAAAGAATCAAGGCTATGGGAGAACCTCTAGAGAAGTATAAGTGGTTCCTAGAAACAGCCAAGAGAGGAGGAATACCACCAAGCGCTGGCTGGGGTCTTGGTGTAGAGAGATTCACTAGATACGTTGCCGGAGTAAAACATGTAGCGCTAGCAACACCATTCCCCAAAGTGCCAGGACTACCAGCCACACCATAA
- a CDS encoding (2Fe-2S)-binding protein, whose translation MDPKKVIVCRCEDVTLEDIYKAIEEGYTDLESLKRYLRIGMGPCQGAHCIPIVARILASKTGKKFDEIYIPGNRPPLNPIPLKYFLKKQQG comes from the coding sequence ATGGATCCCAAGAAAGTAATTGTGTGTAGGTGTGAAGACGTTACTCTAGAAGATATATACAAAGCTATCGAAGAAGGCTACACTGATCTCGAGTCGCTGAAGAGGTATTTACGAATAGGTATGGGTCCCTGTCAGGGTGCTCACTGTATACCCATTGTGGCACGTATACTCGCGTCAAAAACTGGCAAGAAATTCGACGAAATCTATATTCCCGGTAATCGTCCCCCACTAAACCCTATTCCATTAAAGTACTTCTTGAAGAAACAACAGGGGTGA
- a CDS encoding radical SAM protein: MMIRYVYGPHWNRLVGSYTVIVDTIGFPKKCVYDCIYCSIGPTNTKAIQPVSLVPPDNIIADLKWLLNRVNKDFNTILFYGTGDPWLNPWFPLIVEKTRDIVRELGLDVELHVVSTGHLLSKQWAVQALKSIDRIYIKIDGLGEDYSLINNPHPEAKMKNLIETLKNIRGIMGSDRIFYEVTLLEYEGFSNANMGSLDQISAFLSMVKAENVVIRTVHRLPRVASVKPVSKKKYEMARDFLEDKGFKVHLEHNIMKPYGGSIDFDEVMLYNHLLRKPLTMKEIMMSYKLSVGAVAGFLNSLERKGLVAKIPWRTQVYYKGVWKK; the protein is encoded by the coding sequence ATGATGATCAGATATGTCTATGGTCCTCACTGGAATAGACTTGTCGGCTCCTATACTGTCATTGTAGATACGATAGGTTTCCCAAAGAAATGCGTTTACGATTGTATTTACTGTAGTATTGGGCCAACAAATACTAAGGCTATACAACCGGTTTCACTTGTACCGCCAGATAATATAATAGCCGACCTAAAATGGCTTCTTAATCGTGTAAACAAGGATTTTAATACAATACTATTCTATGGGACAGGCGATCCATGGTTAAATCCATGGTTTCCACTTATTGTTGAGAAAACCAGGGATATTGTTAGAGAGCTGGGGCTGGATGTTGAATTACATGTAGTGTCGACAGGACACTTGCTCTCAAAACAATGGGCTGTGCAGGCACTAAAAAGTATTGACAGGATCTATATTAAAATTGATGGACTTGGCGAGGACTATTCTCTAATCAACAATCCGCATCCAGAAGCAAAAATGAAGAATCTTATTGAAACATTGAAAAATATTCGTGGGATAATGGGTTCAGACAGGATATTCTATGAAGTTACGTTATTAGAATATGAAGGGTTTTCTAATGCAAACATGGGTTCATTGGACCAAATATCGGCTTTCCTCAGTATGGTTAAAGCAGAAAATGTGGTTATCAGGACAGTACATAGGCTACCACGGGTAGCTAGTGTAAAACCTGTTTCCAAAAAGAAGTATGAGATGGCTAGAGACTTCTTGGAGGACAAGGGATTCAAAGTTCACTTAGAACATAATATCATGAAACCCTATGGTGGTAGTATAGACTTTGATGAAGTTATGCTCTATAATCATCTACTTAGAAAACCCTTGACAATGAAGGAGATAATGATGTCGTACAAGTTATCAGTCGGTGCTGTTGCGGGATTCCTTAATTCTCTTGAAAGAAAAGGTCTTGTCGCTAAGATTCCTTGGCGAACACAAGTGTACTACAAAGGTGTTTGGAAGAAGTAG
- a CDS encoding FAD-dependent oxidoreductase: MSTRDYRIYDHPIIDFRRGRKITFYFEDKVIEAYEGESILAALYAVGIRIFSWSPKLSRPRGAFCMIGKCSSCLATVDGIPNKRICIEPVREGIRVYRQKGLPETPNVKQIEELDTVEVETDLLVIGGGPAGLQAALTASKLGLNVVIVNDHYKLGGQLVKQTHRFFGARQFNGGMRGFKIAEMLEEKIRKQNNIKVYTQALAYGYFKGGIVGVAVRGPKPVNLLVKPKAIVAATGASEKGLTFENNDLPGVMGAGGAQTLMNEYGVLPGEKALIIGSGNVGLIIAYQLMQAGAKVQAIAEILPKIGGWFVHAAKIRRYGVKILTRHTITKAIGETHVEKAVLQMVDENFRPVPGTEKEFDVDLVLLSVGLTPDTRFFSQAGAVMKWIPELGGLTPIRTRYLETSVEGLYIAGDAAGIEEATTAFIEGEIAGLSAAIKLGVDKKEAYERREKLLDYLWNEYRMSPVVERSRIGKLKATVSEEEMEKIRRGL; this comes from the coding sequence TTGAGCACCCGTGATTATAGAATATATGATCACCCAATTATCGATTTTAGACGTGGACGTAAAATAACATTTTACTTCGAAGACAAAGTCATAGAGGCCTATGAAGGAGAAAGCATTCTTGCAGCACTTTATGCTGTGGGCATAAGGATTTTCTCATGGAGCCCCAAGCTATCTCGTCCACGAGGAGCCTTCTGTATGATCGGCAAATGCAGCAGTTGTCTAGCAACCGTTGATGGGATACCGAATAAACGTATTTGCATAGAGCCTGTCAGAGAGGGAATAAGAGTCTACAGACAAAAAGGTCTACCCGAGACGCCGAATGTTAAACAAATTGAAGAACTTGATACGGTTGAAGTAGAGACAGACTTGCTTGTCATCGGTGGTGGTCCAGCTGGTCTCCAAGCAGCTTTGACTGCATCAAAACTTGGTCTCAATGTAGTTATCGTTAATGACCACTATAAGTTAGGCGGACAGCTCGTAAAACAAACACATAGATTTTTCGGGGCAAGACAATTTAATGGTGGTATGCGTGGCTTCAAAATAGCTGAAATGCTTGAAGAAAAAATAAGGAAACAAAACAACATTAAGGTCTATACACAAGCACTAGCCTATGGTTACTTCAAAGGAGGAATTGTTGGAGTAGCTGTACGTGGACCAAAACCCGTGAATCTCCTCGTAAAACCAAAGGCCATAGTGGCAGCTACGGGTGCTTCAGAAAAGGGATTGACGTTTGAAAATAATGACCTGCCAGGTGTTATGGGTGCTGGTGGAGCGCAAACTCTCATGAACGAGTATGGTGTACTGCCTGGAGAGAAAGCTTTGATCATAGGATCGGGTAATGTTGGGCTCATTATTGCCTACCAGCTTATGCAGGCAGGGGCAAAAGTACAAGCCATAGCTGAGATCTTGCCGAAGATCGGTGGTTGGTTTGTTCATGCAGCCAAGATAAGAAGGTATGGAGTAAAGATACTTACCAGACACACTATAACTAAAGCTATTGGCGAGACTCATGTAGAGAAAGCTGTTCTACAAATGGTTGACGAAAACTTTAGACCAGTCCCTGGCACAGAAAAAGAGTTCGATGTAGATCTAGTATTGTTGTCAGTTGGGTTAACCCCTGATACGAGGTTCTTCAGTCAAGCTGGGGCTGTTATGAAGTGGATTCCAGAGTTAGGAGGATTAACACCTATAAGAACAAGATACCTTGAAACAAGTGTTGAAGGACTGTACATTGCTGGCGATGCAGCTGGTATAGAAGAGGCTACTACAGCGTTCATAGAGGGCGAGATTGCCGGGTTATCGGCGGCAATAAAACTTGGTGTCGATAAAAAAGAGGCTTACGAGAGAAGAGAAAAGCTGCTCGATTATCTCTGGAACGAGTACAGGATGTCTCCTGTGGTAGAGCGTTCTCGTATAGGTAAGTTGAAGGCAACTGTTTCTGAAGAAGAAATGGAGAAGATCAGGAGGGGGTTATGA
- a CDS encoding cation:proton antiporter: protein MDGGRRRELAYLHDLVLLLILAKTFGIPLKKIGIHPVVGHVVAGIILGPYILGIVAPSKELETIAGVALLLLLFYTGLTTDFRELRRQGLHIIVMGCAGVAVTFGLVYGLLYLIGMRGLQLFFIAIALSNTATETVAAIIARVGGRELRALVVGASFVDDIIAVFIISITASIKLGVETNLVYLSIATTIYMIGALALSQLLVKKASFFYKQLSRDYLIFASTSLILAFALALLAEEIGLSTLIGAYLAGLIIGRGREFHDPLIRTRVILTEFIDDLSIVLEVLFVPMFFTFVGLLLNPQAVSIQIYIVGLLAAVLGKILSCTPIAYHSLKDLRRGLAAGVAMVGRGALETALLKLGLDAGILDISTYSTVIVIAISTTIIAPLLYSIVYPSRR, encoded by the coding sequence GTGGATGGTGGGAGAAGAAGAGAGTTGGCTTATCTCCATGACCTAGTATTACTGCTCATACTTGCTAAGACATTTGGTATTCCATTAAAGAAAATAGGGATCCATCCTGTTGTAGGGCATGTGGTAGCTGGAATTATCCTTGGACCATACATATTGGGTATAGTTGCGCCGAGTAAAGAACTTGAAACCATAGCTGGTGTAGCACTACTTCTTCTTTTATTCTACACAGGATTGACAACTGATTTCCGCGAATTAAGGAGACAAGGTTTACACATTATTGTTATGGGCTGTGCCGGCGTTGCTGTAACTTTTGGTCTAGTCTATGGTTTACTATATCTTATTGGCATGAGAGGCCTTCAGTTATTCTTCATAGCAATAGCATTATCGAACACTGCCACAGAAACCGTGGCAGCAATAATAGCTCGTGTGGGAGGACGTGAACTCCGTGCACTCGTTGTTGGAGCAAGTTTTGTGGACGATATAATAGCAGTGTTCATAATAAGTATAACAGCAAGCATAAAGCTTGGCGTAGAGACAAATCTCGTCTACTTATCAATAGCAACAACAATATACATGATTGGTGCACTAGCTCTAAGCCAGCTTCTAGTCAAGAAGGCGAGTTTCTTCTACAAACAACTCTCAAGAGACTACTTGATATTCGCCAGTACGTCATTAATACTAGCATTCGCACTGGCGCTTTTAGCAGAAGAAATAGGTCTTAGCACACTCATAGGAGCATATCTAGCTGGATTAATTATAGGACGTGGAAGAGAATTCCATGACCCACTCATAAGAACAAGAGTCATACTAACAGAATTCATAGACGACTTAAGTATAGTCCTTGAAGTATTGTTCGTCCCAATGTTCTTTACATTTGTAGGACTACTTTTGAACCCACAGGCAGTATCAATCCAGATATACATAGTAGGATTATTAGCTGCTGTATTAGGTAAGATACTAAGCTGTACACCAATAGCATACCATAGCCTCAAAGACCTGAGAAGAGGATTAGCAGCCGGAGTAGCAATGGTTGGTAGAGGTGCTCTCGAAACCGCTTTACTAAAACTAGGTTTGGATGCCGGTATTCTAGACATAAGCACCTATAGTACAGTAATAGTGATAGCCATATCAACTACAATAATAGCACCACTCCTGTACAGCATAGTATATCCTTCAAGAAGATAA
- a CDS encoding FAD-binding oxidoreductase, giving the protein MVGKADIVIIGAGIIGVSTAYNLVEKGIRNIVIIEKNYPGSGGSFRCATGIRASFTSEEHVLLMKESVKLWKELSEKHGFFYLRGGYVWLLSTEEQLELFKKFVEFHNSLGVPTRIISVEEIEKLVPTINTSGLVGGVYDPLAGKADCFKSLLLLLKYVRDKGVQVYTGTLARKIVVENSRVQGVETDKGFIEAKKIVVAAGYGSRDLLKTAGVDAPLNNLPKHALVTEKFNERFKPLLVDWSSTSYMVQTSSGTFLIGAEIEEEYNVKPVNRIEFLYKAAQVWVKYFPWLAEINVLRYWTGYYVMTPDHHPILGPIDDIDGLYVATGFSGHGFMMAPIVGKLMAEWIIEEKPSIPIAENLKLKRFREGKMIKEIAVFG; this is encoded by the coding sequence ATGGTAGGGAAAGCTGATATTGTGATTATTGGTGCAGGAATTATTGGCGTTTCAACAGCGTATAATCTTGTAGAAAAGGGTATTCGCAACATAGTTATCATTGAAAAGAATTATCCCGGATCCGGCGGGTCCTTCCGTTGTGCAACAGGTATTAGAGCATCGTTTACAAGTGAGGAACACGTCTTGCTCATGAAAGAAAGCGTGAAGCTATGGAAGGAACTATCAGAGAAGCATGGCTTCTTCTACTTAAGAGGAGGATACGTATGGTTGTTGTCTACTGAAGAGCAATTAGAGTTGTTTAAGAAATTTGTTGAATTCCATAATAGTCTTGGTGTTCCCACGAGAATAATTAGTGTTGAAGAGATCGAGAAGCTTGTACCAACGATTAACACTAGTGGGCTAGTAGGAGGAGTATATGATCCTCTTGCAGGGAAAGCTGACTGCTTCAAATCACTGCTTCTGCTACTCAAGTATGTAAGAGATAAGGGTGTACAAGTGTATACTGGTACTTTGGCGAGGAAAATAGTTGTTGAAAATAGTCGAGTACAAGGTGTTGAGACAGATAAAGGGTTTATTGAGGCTAAAAAAATCGTTGTTGCTGCAGGATATGGTTCCAGAGATTTATTAAAGACAGCCGGAGTAGATGCGCCACTGAATAACTTGCCCAAACACGCCCTTGTTACCGAGAAATTTAATGAGAGATTCAAGCCTTTACTCGTTGACTGGAGCTCTACGTCATATATGGTACAAACATCATCAGGAACATTCCTAATTGGTGCCGAGATCGAGGAAGAATATAATGTTAAACCTGTCAATAGGATAGAATTCCTCTACAAAGCAGCTCAAGTATGGGTAAAATATTTCCCATGGCTCGCCGAGATAAATGTCTTAAGGTATTGGACAGGATACTACGTTATGACACCGGATCATCATCCAATACTGGGTCCAATAGATGATATAGATGGACTATATGTCGCAACTGGGTTCAGTGGACACGGCTTCATGATGGCCCCTATTGTAGGCAAACTTATGGCTGAATGGATTATTGAAGAAAAACCAAGTATTCCTATTGCAGAAAACTTGAAGCTAAAACGATTCCGTGAAGGAAAAATGATAAAGGAAATAGCGGTATTTGGATAA
- a CDS encoding 4Fe-4S binding protein, with product MGFKETGVITPRELEEKGLLPPKERLEKGPVVIIECPEEIPCNICVDACPFNAIIMDKIYEIPRVQWDKCTGCGTCVPQCPGLAIFVVDLSKPDKALLTLPYEFKPEPTKGAEVDLLDREGRVVGKGKIVNARVYDKTWAVTVEIPRDKWLEVRGIWIPRK from the coding sequence ATGGGGTTCAAGGAAACAGGTGTTATTACTCCTCGTGAGTTAGAAGAAAAAGGTCTTCTACCACCGAAAGAGAGACTTGAGAAAGGCCCTGTAGTGATAATTGAATGCCCTGAGGAAATACCATGTAATATATGTGTTGACGCTTGTCCGTTCAATGCCATAATTATGGATAAGATCTATGAAATACCGAGAGTACAGTGGGATAAATGCACTGGTTGCGGTACATGTGTTCCACAATGCCCTGGGCTAGCCATATTTGTTGTAGATTTATCTAAACCAGATAAGGCATTGTTGACGCTGCCGTATGAATTCAAACCAGAGCCTACTAAGGGAGCTGAAGTAGATCTTCTTGATAGAGAAGGTAGAGTTGTTGGTAAAGGGAAGATAGTCAATGCACGTGTTTATGATAAAACATGGGCTGTTACAGTTGAGATCCCACGTGATAAATGGCTTGAGGTGAGAGGGATATGGATCCCAAGAAAGTAA
- a CDS encoding alanine--glyoxylate aminotransferase family protein — protein sequence MVTIECWRWSTIQYKDVVDEIYKILHPRPMKFFTAGPVACFPEVLEVMKVQMLSHRSKEYRELHKDTVKRLAEFLEAKKSTVMLFPSSGTGIMEASIRNAVTPGGKVLVTIIGAFGKRYKEVVETNGRIPVVLEKPPGEPVLPEELDEALKKNPDVEAVTITYNETSTGVLNPLKELAKVAKEYDKMVFVDAVSAMGAADIKVDEWGIDIVFASSQKAFGLPPGLAMAAFSEEVFEKAKKIPNRGWYFDLLLFRKYQEEQWSTPQTPPIPQIAALNAILRIIERMGGKYVWLDMYQKRAEMIRKGVQEIGLELFARPGYYSPTITVIKSPPGIKGIEVYEAMRKRGYEIAKGYGPVKEYTFRIGHMGYITFDDIKELLETLREVIDELKKAKGLK from the coding sequence ATGGTTACTATAGAATGTTGGAGGTGGTCTACTATCCAGTACAAAGACGTAGTTGACGAGATCTATAAGATTCTACATCCACGGCCAATGAAGTTCTTTACAGCAGGACCTGTTGCTTGTTTCCCTGAAGTACTAGAGGTAATGAAAGTACAGATGCTCAGCCACAGATCAAAAGAGTATCGTGAACTACACAAGGATACTGTTAAGAGGCTAGCAGAGTTTCTTGAGGCAAAGAAGAGTACGGTAATGTTGTTTCCAAGCAGTGGAACAGGGATCATGGAGGCTAGTATAAGGAACGCTGTTACACCTGGTGGAAAAGTATTGGTTACAATTATTGGTGCGTTTGGGAAGAGATACAAGGAAGTTGTTGAAACCAATGGACGCATACCTGTTGTCCTCGAGAAACCACCAGGCGAGCCCGTGCTACCCGAGGAACTCGATGAAGCCTTAAAGAAGAATCCCGATGTAGAGGCTGTCACTATAACATACAATGAGACCAGTACTGGAGTCTTAAATCCATTGAAGGAGCTTGCTAAGGTCGCTAAAGAATATGACAAAATGGTTTTCGTTGATGCCGTATCGGCTATGGGTGCAGCTGACATCAAAGTTGATGAGTGGGGTATTGATATAGTCTTTGCTAGTAGTCAGAAAGCATTTGGGCTACCACCAGGTCTAGCAATGGCAGCATTTAGTGAAGAAGTCTTCGAGAAAGCTAAAAAGATACCAAACCGTGGATGGTACTTCGACTTACTGCTCTTCAGGAAGTATCAGGAAGAACAATGGTCTACACCACAGACACCACCAATCCCACAGATAGCTGCACTAAACGCCATACTAAGGATTATAGAGAGAATGGGCGGTAAGTACGTCTGGCTCGACATGTACCAGAAGAGAGCCGAGATGATAAGAAAAGGTGTACAGGAAATAGGGCTAGAACTCTTTGCACGCCCAGGATACTACAGCCCAACAATAACAGTAATAAAGTCACCACCAGGAATCAAGGGCATAGAAGTATATGAAGCAATGAGAAAACGTGGCTACGAAATAGCGAAAGGCTATGGGCCAGTTAAAGAATACACGTTCCGTATAGGACACATGGGTTATATCACATTCGACGATATAAAAGAACTTCTTGAAACACTTAGGGAAGTAATAGACGAGCTAAAGAAAGCCAAGGGTCTAAAATAA
- the speE gene encoding polyamine aminopropyltransferase — protein MVGEIPPGLIIFEPTSKGTATILKVKKILVTTKTKYQDVVIADLEDYGRALILDNYVQSSEADEYIYHEVLVHPALVTHPNPRKVLIIGGGEGATLREVLKHNTVEEAVMVDIDGEVVEFAKKYLEYMHKGSFSNPKAKIVIMDGKEYVKKTPDKTFDVVIMDLTDPYSSEIAKELYSKEFFGEINRILSEDGIVVTQAGNAFFYWDVYKWVRDNIASNFPIVVEYEEWVPVFGYACNFIIGSKVHDPTKLSSEEVEKRLRERNVETVFYNGKAHVGIMYKPITLPIRLKKIH, from the coding sequence ATGGTTGGGGAAATACCACCTGGTCTTATAATATTTGAGCCAACATCCAAGGGTACTGCAACAATACTTAAGGTTAAAAAGATACTTGTTACAACAAAGACGAAGTATCAAGATGTCGTGATAGCTGATTTAGAAGACTATGGCCGGGCGCTAATACTAGATAACTATGTGCAAAGTAGTGAAGCTGATGAATATATTTACCACGAAGTTCTTGTACACCCAGCTCTAGTGACACATCCTAATCCAAGAAAAGTATTGATTATAGGTGGTGGTGAGGGCGCTACACTGCGTGAAGTACTCAAACATAATACCGTTGAAGAGGCGGTCATGGTTGATATTGATGGCGAGGTTGTTGAGTTTGCGAAGAAGTATCTAGAGTATATGCATAAAGGAAGTTTTAGTAATCCCAAAGCCAAAATAGTGATCATGGATGGTAAAGAGTATGTTAAGAAAACACCTGATAAAACATTTGATGTGGTTATAATGGATCTTACCGACCCATATTCTAGTGAGATAGCAAAAGAACTTTATAGTAAAGAATTCTTTGGTGAAATCAATAGAATTTTGAGTGAAGATGGTATAGTGGTCACACAGGCGGGTAATGCCTTCTTTTACTGGGATGTCTACAAGTGGGTTAGAGACAACATTGCAAGCAATTTCCCTATAGTGGTAGAGTACGAAGAATGGGTCCCCGTTTTCGGGTATGCCTGTAACTTCATTATTGGCAGTAAAGTACATGACCCAACCAAGTTGAGTAGCGAAGAAGTTGAGAAACGGCTTAGAGAACGAAATGTAGAAACAGTATTCTATAATGGTAAAGCACATGTAGGCATAATGTATAAACCAATTACATTACCAATAAGATTGAAGAAAATACATTAG